CTATAAATACTTCTCCCAGTCTCTAACAAATAAAACAGAATATCACCAATCTTTGAAAATTCCTTATTTTAAACCTCAGCCCTTTTTTATCTCTAGCTATCCAACATCAAGATTTTTCTCAATGTAGTCCACCTAGTGAAGGGCAGTGCTagactttagagcatccacgtcCCCCATAAAGCATCGAGTCTCATTTATTACCACAAACATAGATAAACTACAGCACATCACAGACAGAGAGATATTCCATCTATATTTCTTGATTTATGGTGAATACAACCAACTTGTACTAAAAGAAAGCAAAAAAAGAAGTGAAGGGCAGTGCTAGACTTTAGAGTATCCACgtccatgctctttggcaaaaagcacggatgtgggtccagacacacttttattaattttttactctctactcttctccaagagcacaacacccacatccatgctcttccgcaaggacatgctcaagagtcccaccattccattatttaatttaaatacttcaattactaaaaacatttcaacaatattaaaatgcattaaaaatatccgataccattacaaattacaaaaaaattaaaaattacataattaaaatcctaaaaattaaaaattacataattaaattcataaaattaaaaaaacccactgctcgtggccgaatttctcccaaatgtgtttgattaggtcttcttgtagctcaatgtgggttccggtatcgcgcattgtgtgtcttgtttcgatcctctcgcccaccgtcgtatgtacacctcggcgtgggggagacctcgcggttgagtttccggcttcatcctcgtcgtaaaagttagccgccctcggtccttcgtcagctataatcatgttgtgcaacataatacacgtgtacatgatgtcggcgatattcttAACGTACAACAGCTGAGACGGGGctttcacaatgttgaatcgggcttgaaggaccccaaaagctctttcaaCGTCTTTTCGAGCAAACTTTTGAcactgcgcaaaaagaacccgtattgggtcttgcggattgttgaacgtcttcacgaaagtcgaccaccttgggtagataccatcggcgagatagtaacccatgtggtatgcatttccgttgacggtgaagtcgatcgccggtgctacaccattcaaaacatcattgaagagtggtgaagaatagagcacgttcaggtcgttgttggatccggcaacactgaaatatgcatgtcaaatccataggcggtagtcggcgaccgcttcaaggataagcgttgggctgccgcctttgtggccgcttaagtattgccccctacaagcagtcggacaattcttccactttcAATGCATACAGTCAATgttgccaagcataccgggaaaaccgtggactgtttcgtgaagatgaagcaaccgttgacaatcttcggtggtgggtgcccgaaggaattcctcaccaaaagcagaacgaatgcCGTCGCAAAATTTTTGGGACATaagattccagttgactcacccaccTGCAAATACTCGttgaagaggtcagccgtttgcccagtagcaagttgtcggatggcacaagtaTACTTCTGCAAcaccgagagactttgccgaccggttgcgtcactacatgattgaaagtattcaacacgggcggacaatgtgttgacaatacgcataaacaaccgttttgacatgcgaaaacagCGCCGGAAGTAATCTTCttgaaaccgcggctggtcggaaaaatagtcggcaacgagcctttcattggctccctcccggtcacgaggtatgtagcggcgaattgatctagttggtcgaggagtaGAGGCGGGGGTGgtggcggcgacataggcttcataggcggcacgatattgttcatagtattcttgttcttcgcgctgcGCTTCAGCCAAgatatcggtgaaatccatttttagagagggtttgagtgagagaggaagatgtagatgagttgtatgaaaaaatatgaacgagagataatttgatgtgaaaatagatgatgaatgtgtgtatttatagaagattttgggattttacaaaattataaaaaaataaaaaaaaattcaaaaaacggtaataaaacggctatatttttgggaatatgaaaaaatatttttaaaattttggtattattttcgatttaaaaaaaatccaacggATAATCCATTGGcgaatagaaacgcgccacgtcgcctgctcagcggcacggacgagctcgatgcatcgagcagcgccgtgccagcaatgtgttgacaatacgcataaacaaccgttttgacatgcgaaaacagCGCCGGAAGTAATCTTCttgaaaccgcggctggtcggaaaaatagtcggcaacgagcctttcattggctccctcccggtcacgaggtatgtagcggcgaattgatctagttggtcgaggagtaGAGGCGGGGGTGgtggcggcgacataggcttcataggcggcacgatattgttcatagtattcttgttcttcgcgctgcGCTTCAGCCAAgatatcggtgaaatccatttttagagagggtttgagtgagagaggaagatgtagatgagttgtatgaaaaaatatgaacgagagataatttgatgtgaaaatagatgatgaatgtgtgtatttatagaagattttgggattttacaaaattataaaaaaataaaaaaaaattcaaaaaacggtaataaaacggctatatttttgggaatatgaaaaaatatttttaaaattttggtattattttcgatttaaaaaaaatccaacggATAATCCATTGGcgaatagaaacgcgccacgtcgcctgctcagcggcacggacgagctcgatgcatcgagcagcgccgtgccagcggggTGAGCGCAGCGGCGAACAGCGCGTTGCCGCGCCAgaggcacggacgccgtccgtctcagcgagcaccgctgcggatgctcttggCAGCATTGGTTTATGCAAACATGCATAGTGGTCtgaaattgaatttgatatGTCTCACTTCTCTAAAAGCTTATTCAAAAATTAGGACAGGAGACCTAGGCTGGAGAATGTCTGAGATTGTTCTCTGATTCATAGCTGTAAATTATAAACTGGTTGTACAAGACAAAAATCACACATAATTTCTTTTTCTGCTTCAATATTATTCCGCTGCCCTAGAATCTATTCTTCAATATTTAGGCCACATTGGGAGAAGGAGGCCTTGTTTTCCACGCATGACTCAGACTGACTGCTACAGGAATCTAAGCATAAATATGCACTAAGATTAGTAggtttatttatatatactccTACTCCTTAGTTAGGTGAAATATCCATTACGGTTCCACAATCATGGACTGTTGTTTTTTAAAGAGGAtcaacgatggttccccatctattCCCGAACTGACTCGGATCCCCGTCACGGGTCCAGACCAGTTAACCTATCTTCCCAATTATGGGCCTGACCAGTTAACCTATCTCCCCCTGCTCCTGGGTTCAGGCCAGTGAACTCATCACTCCCCAGGGGAAATAAATCCCCAAGATGGgcctcccaggggtcgaacacgtGACCTCTAGGATGGCACGGTATCCTTGCCCCcttctcaaccacttgagctaaggGGCTTGGATAATCATGGACTGTTGGTTGAATCAAGTAGGTTTCGTTATGTACAATTTACCTCTAGCAGCTTGAATGACACTACTAGTCTCCCATGGTTTTAAAGTGGAAGGAAGAGTTATGATTGACTTCCGTTAGATTCTATATGGTCTGATTGAAGGTCCAGATTCAGTGTAATCAGTAATATAACTGATTTAGATTATAGTATCTTGCATCTACTTATTCTTGATGTTGTAAATCAAGTTTTATATTCATGTAAAATAGGTTTTATCGTGTGCCATGTCAATATTATAGTGTATTATGTTGCTAACGGAATGTGAGTTTTCTTAACTGGTCGGGTTCGGATTAGACTAACAGGTTGACTATCCAATTCCAATGTGGGCAATTAGCCACTCCTAAATCTTCTTTTGCAAGCAGTGGCGTATCCAGAATTTCTGGTTTGAGTGTACgataataattatgtatgtgtTTTGAAGCTTCAAAATAgtgatttttttcttcattttaatttcttctctcaatcaaaatttttatctttatttttaattaagatTATTCCTCGTATATTAAATACGAATTATTTTTAAGTTAGTGTTACTACTTACATAgctttcattatttaaaataaatgttcTTAGATttgtatattaaataaattatttttgcatTTGTAGAATTTGTTATCTTTGGCAATAAATCATCTTTTTTGTGTGTCATTTGTACTAATAAatcattcttttttatttatttatttgagcaatgtttcaataataataaaaaaaataaataaatataaaaacaacataagaatttaaaacaaaaaagataATAGTAAAATACATTAGAACATAATTAAAATGCATAATACTTTATAAGAATAGTAATTGTTTTACAATTCAaatgtataaaatgaatttgaaaTAGAAATATACAAAATAAGAAACATTAGAATAGAATGAAATGAAATCAATTAATAAGGACAAAAATACTTTATAAgagaattaattattttgaaaagaATCAAAATACGTGCATAACTTTTATAAGATTATTAAAATACATATGAATTAGAAAATACTCAAAAGAGTGATATTTGAAGAAATAAAACAAGCTTTAagaaattaaagagaaaaaaatacttAATAAAGAAGAAAAGAGGACTAAAATCTACACTTAATGGGAATCGAACACGAGTTTCTCTATTGGTAAACAAAGAAAGTACTGTTGGGCTATGGAAGTAAGTTGATATTTTACGAATGTATAACTATAATATCTCATTTTGGGGTACTGTGACCCTTTTCCTTATTGGATCCGCTACTGTTTACAAGGCTGCATGACATTTCTTGAGGTTATTTAGaagaaaaatcataaaaaaaatagttaagaATTTTCATAACTAGCAtatgtttataaattatatttatgaCATGTATCGATTATTCATAAATGCCAAAAGCAACAAGAGAATAGAGGCCCCGGTATGGGTTAGGATGATTAATTTGATGTGTTGAATTGTAGATGAAGCAATGGCTAGTCTTGCATTATCCGTACTATGTACAATTATCTACCATTATTTCGGCGGCCCCTCAAATTCAATTCATGTTGTgctaaattatagtactatatgcCTCGTAAAAATTATAGTCACCAAATTTTAAAAGATTCTTGAATTTAATAATACAAGATCTCATACTAGTAATAATGATCTTGATTCTTGAAGATGTGAAAAACATTGGTAACTCAAGTCATAGATTCAACTTACCGTTTCAAAGTGTATCGCTTGATAGATTATATCTTGATTAATGTCTAATGAAACAATTTAAGTACTAGTACCAATTATAGAGTAAAAATATTATTGTACTACTGGAGTTTAGATCTATCTGACATAGATATCTACCTCATGTCCTTTTGAAATAAGACAACATAATTATTAGACTTGTTAAACCAATCCTTGAGAATCTCTGCCACTAATTGCTTTCAGCTAAGATAAAATAAACATCTTCTCTTTTTTAATTACTCAGTAATCTTTGTCAAAAAGTGTGGTGCCAAGAATCTAGTTTCCCCTATAATAATGccctctcccatctccaaacaaaccacccctctctctctctcaaatatTGAAAATGGACAGAGAAAGAGCCAACACCATTTTCTTGTTCTTATTACTCTCATGTTGCAGTGTAAGTCTTCTTCTTCCTTGTTTTTAGCCTGCATTATATTGTTACTATTGTATCTATTTCTTGTCTTTTTATTACAAGATTTTATATTTATGGCAGGTTTACTCAAATGTGATAACAAAGGAAAATCCATTCACAGCCAAAGCCTCAGCAATTAGGTATTGGAATGCCCACATTTCAAGCAAAATCCCTCAATCTCCTTTTTTACTATCAAAAGCCTCGCCGCTATCATCGGTGGAATCGGCGTTCTTCGGCAAACTCGCGGAGGAGAAAGGCCTCTCCTCCCACCTCTCCGCCTTCTGCGCCGCCGCGGACCTCTTCTGCCTTTTTGAATCAaaggcggcggcggtgggagaGAACCATCGCAGCGACGCAGACTTCGCCTTCTACAACAACAAGCAGTTCTCCAACTACGGCGGCGCCCGCGTTGGCGGCGCCGACCAGTTCAAGAACTACTCCGACGGCGTCAACTTCGCCACCGGCTCCTTCTCCCTCTACAGCCGGAGCTCCACCGGCCACCGCGAGGGCTTCGCCAGCTACGCCGACGACGGCAATGTTGCAACCTCCAATTTCACCTCCTACGGCGGCGCCGccaccggcggcggcggcgatttCAAAACCTACATTCCACGCGTCAACGTCCCCGACCTCCGATTCGCGTCGTACGACGCCGACGCCAACGGCCACAAGCTCACATTCTCGAGCTACGTCGACGACACAAACTCCGGCAGCCAGGGATTCATCAGCTACGCCAAGAACGGCAACCACGCGCCGCTCGATTTCTCGAGCTACGGCGACACGTCAAACGTCGTCGGATCGACCTTCACCGGATACGGCGAGCTCGCCAACTCCGCCAACGACACATTCAAGGCCTACACCACCAACGCCAACAATCCCACCAACACCTTCAAGAAATACGGCGCCGGCGGCAATGGCGGCACCGACTCCTTCTCCAGCTACCGCGATTCCGCCAACGCCGGCTCCGACTCCTTCCAATCCTACGGCCGCGATTCGAGCTCGGAGAAGACGAATTTCTTAAACTACGGGAAATCGTTCAACGTTGGAACCGACGTGTTCAAGGAGTACGGAAAGGGCGCGTTGGATCAGAACGTCGGATTCAAGATTTATGGCGCTAACACCACATTCAAAGATTACGCGAAAAAGGGTGTCACCTTCGCCGGCTACACTAAGCCAGAAGATAACAAAGGCGCTAATTGGGAGGCTAAGCCTTCCAAAAATGGGGTTGAAGTAGGGAAGTTCTTTAGGGAAAGCATGTTGCAAAAGGGGAAAGTATTGAGAATGCCCAATATTCGAGATTGGATGCCTAAAAGGTCGTTTTTGCCCCGGCCAATTTTGTTGAAATTGCCAATTTCGTCTCTAGACGACCTGAAACGGACTTTTAACGCGGGCGAAAACTCTACTATGGAGCATGTCTTAGCCAATGCTCAAGATGAGTGTGTGCGCGCACCAAGCCCTGGCGAGACTAAGTCATGTGTTGCCTCAATTGAGGACATGATTGACTTTGTTGTCTCGGTACTGGGTGATGACGTGGTGGTCCGGACTACCGAGATGGTCGAGGGGTCGGAGCGGGAAGTGATGATTGGGGAGGTGAAGGGAGTGAATGGTGGGAAAGTGACAAAATCGGTGTCTTGCCATCAAAGCTTGTATCCATACTTGCTCTACTATTGTCACTCGGTTCCTAAAGTGAGAGTGTATGAGGTGGATATTCTTGAAGTGGAGAGTAAGACAAGGATTAATCATGGCACTGCCATCTGTCACTTGGACACGTCTATGTGGAGTCCAGGTCACGGTGCTTTCTTGGCATTGGGGTCGGGACCGGGAGAGATCGAGGTTTGTCATTGGATTTTTGAGAATGACATGACTTGGACTATTTCGGATTAATTgatgttgtatttttattttgtgtttaagaaattgtttgctTTTGTGTGTTTGGGGATAACTTCTTGATAATGAActctttgatatttttttattgttggttttcttttattttttaaagtatGTCTTATGTTGTTACGAAATCATTATATCTCCAGAGTTCAGAAAATATGCCCAAGTTAGTACCTATTAATGTTTATTAAGTACGTAGTAGTACTTAAACTTGAAATAATCAATGTTAAATTATTCATTTACTATGAGTTAGTATTTTATAAAgcgataataataataataataataataataataataataataataataataataataataataataataataataataataataataatcttaatTTGTAATGATTGATTGAATGACATTGTTTTGACCAAGTCTTGTGCTCCGTAAAATATCCCTTTTCTTGCCGAGGGCTATGCTATGTCAATGTAGTTAATACTATCCTTAGGCATATCAACTTTAGTTTACAATATAAGTACTCCAGTTTACAATATCAACTTTATTTtggcaaatttttttttttttttctatttcactcttttttttctttaatactTAATCActcttgtttcatttttttagatttcatcttttaatataatttttttaaatatcataACAAAAGAGGTGCTTCAATTAATTTGGGAAGAAGAAGTATAACTATTAGTTCGCTTAAGCCTTAATacgttagagcatccacagtatGATGGACTAACCAATAGTATAGTACTAGGACTAACCAAAAAAACACCTTATGTCACATCATCATGACTAACCATAGCCAAGTAgcctagcactaggactagcTGACGCCCTAACCAATaaaacaaatgcacaaattcacaaatacagaattaaaaattcgacacgaatacggagaaattgcaaccattttatttcacaaaaaaaacatacatatttgaattaaaaaaatacatagggcaaaaaaaaatacatagggCATTCCGCAGGCCATCCCGGGCAGCCCCGCCGCGTTTCCCCCACCTCCAACGGGGAACGTCAGCGTTTGTGATTCGCTCGTGGCGGGAGAAGTCACTGTCGTgatccatttatcttcaatagAATTGAGAGTGGAgaaagagaaactcgttaatacaagtggtgcaaatgaaatgaagtgcaacgagccgtatatatagagttgaaataaaaaaaataaaaaaatagctctagtcgatcgctcgccgatcgcgttagcacaatagcggacgagcgAGCGGGCGAGCGATCGCCCTCCCTCTGCGGATGACCGCTCGTCCGTCCCGTTCGTCCGTCAAACATTAGCCGGCTCCAATAGCGGATGAATGCGACGCCCGAGCCGCTAGCCGGTCGCTAGGGCGTGCGTTGactgctattgtggatgctcttaagaaaGATCATAACATAGTTTTATAGACCGCTACTCTAATTAGTATACTAGAAgaatatactactaataaatgAGATGATGTATGTACCTTTATGCTGCACTATGATTACGCATCATAGCATAGGTAAACCACTAGTCCTAGATGCCCATAATAATTTGGCAGTGAAATATGGAGTAGTGTTTATGTGCAGACATGCAATCTCATGCCAAACTGCGCGTGTTGTTTTGCTTGCTGTTTTTGCAGCATAAGATGAAAAGATAAAAGTGGGCATTATTAAATTATACCATAAAGATTAAATATTAGAATATGATCCTGCATGCCTTTGAGTGCACCAAAAGAAACGTAACCGAATAATTTCCGCCTGAATAAGGCATTGAGCTTTCTACTATTTTCACCACAGAAATCATGGGCAAAAGCAAAACAATATATACTAGTACTTCCCTCAATTTTTATAATCAAGTTTTGAACATGTGAAATATTgttctttaaatttttaataatgttTCAGCTTATTTTTATGATCTTCTTATCATTACACCATAACTAATAAATTATGCTCAAAGTTGCTCAATAGTAGTTCCACTAAGATCAAACCGACGATGGCTTGGATATAGAGTATTGTTTTTTAATCGCTCTAATTGTATGAATTTTGGTTGTCATGTATTTAGCGGCCCTATATGCAATCAAGATAATACTTTGATTTCTCTTACCGGTCTTTAAATTTATACTcatttaatcataaaataaaaataataatactttgatttatatatatatatatatatatatatagcagtTTTATTAATCTTCATTCACGTATTTATATGTAGATATCAACTACATTCCCTCTAATTATTTATATCATATTCAAATCTATTTTTGGGTATATATTCCACCAAAAAGTAATTTTACTTCAACTATTtacataaaattcaaattttacacCATTTTTAAGTATAAgtctcacaaaatttttgcAGTATAACCATATTTGGTGTTGCTTCATACTAGAAAAATGCAAAATGGATTTGTGTCTGGAGCATGGTTAGAGAAGTTTTCTACACCATATAACCAAACTTATTTCTTCATATATAACatcaaattgaattaaaatgaatttaagTACATGTTTACTGGTTTATGGGAATTTTAGATTTCATTTCAATTCAAGTTCTCTGGTTATATATGGATAAAAAACTTTGAAACAAGAAAAGTGATTCAAAATGATTATTTGCCAGCATTGCATTGCTTCTGGTTGAAGTGGGCTTCTTTTTTGGTTTGATAAAATGAGAACTTTTTTTGTGTACTACTATTGTTTTTTGTGCAGAAAGTAATATACATACATAATCAAACTGGCTTATGTTTCAAGTTATCAGGAGAGTCTCTTTTCAAGAGCAGCTTTTGTTCCATTTTCTTTTAAAGAAACTAATAATATTATTCTCTGGAAATTCGGCACTGCTGTCGCACTTGTCCTTTATAAGAGACTAGAAAATCAATTAtttggtttttttttctgttgtaTTGTATCCATAATACTAACTCCATTTTATGTACCTAATACAACATTACATGTCTTgcaaattgttaattataaatatatttccatcttcttcttcttcttttttgacaaaaagatCTTATCAACCTGTGTATTTACGtctaaaatattcaatttaatACATTATCAGATCGATCAACTTTTacatagtagtatattttttattttgttttttttatgaataataaaaattgTAGAAAGCACTATCGGGTGACAAACAAGTCTCCAATATATCAGTCGCCAAAACGATACTGACAAAATTTGAAGAAATCGTAACAACTCACCAACAAGGGTTCAAATAAAAGTAAGAAGTGAAAACAAGATAGCAGACAAGCACATGCTCCATATATCggaattttaaaattcaacaatttcaactttttattattttattcggTCCAGCCAAACTCTCATATTATCGTTCAAGTTCTGCTACTTGTCccgaagaaaaaggaaaatatggAAATCAACCACGAATCCAACTACTTATACTCTTAGTTTGGCTTGTTGTTGTAGAATGTAATTTTACTTTAAATACTCAAATATGCCACATGCAACCTACAACATATGGTAGTCCAAATCTTCATGCCAAACCCCCTAAAAGAAGCGTCGATAGATTTGGAAGACAAAGTAAAATGCCCCATTGCTCACATAAAAATATCCTAAACATTGTCTCTTCAGCCttgaaacaaaaatcaaacttGAATTAGTTCTAGTAGTTCATAGTCATTATATGCAAACACATTTTACACAATTTAATTCAAAGACATGAAGAGAAAAaagatatttatttaattatttatggtCCATTAGGCCCAAACTGTTAATCTCCAGACGAATAAGGCCCAAGTTTTTGTTGAAATTCATGGACCGTGCACTGTGGAGTGGAGTATAATCTTTCTATTCTAGGCTTATGAAGATGAAATTTGATTGGTTTCAAACTCGGATGCCCTGCTGT
This genomic interval from Salvia splendens isolate huo1 chromosome 13, SspV2, whole genome shotgun sequence contains the following:
- the LOC121759911 gene encoding polygalacturonase 1 beta-like protein 3, which gives rise to MDRERANTIFLFLLLSCCSVYSNVITKENPFTAKASAIRYWNAHISSKIPQSPFLLSKASPLSSVESAFFGKLAEEKGLSSHLSAFCAAADLFCLFESKAAAVGENHRSDADFAFYNNKQFSNYGGARVGGADQFKNYSDGVNFATGSFSLYSRSSTGHREGFASYADDGNVATSNFTSYGGAATGGGGDFKTYIPRVNVPDLRFASYDADANGHKLTFSSYVDDTNSGSQGFISYAKNGNHAPLDFSSYGDTSNVVGSTFTGYGELANSANDTFKAYTTNANNPTNTFKKYGAGGNGGTDSFSSYRDSANAGSDSFQSYGRDSSSEKTNFLNYGKSFNVGTDVFKEYGKGALDQNVGFKIYGANTTFKDYAKKGVTFAGYTKPEDNKGANWEAKPSKNGVEVGKFFRESMLQKGKVLRMPNIRDWMPKRSFLPRPILLKLPISSLDDLKRTFNAGENSTMEHVLANAQDECVRAPSPGETKSCVASIEDMIDFVVSVLGDDVVVRTTEMVEGSEREVMIGEVKGVNGGKVTKSVSCHQSLYPYLLYYCHSVPKVRVYEVDILEVESKTRINHGTAICHLDTSMWSPGHGAFLALGSGPGEIEVCHWIFENDMTWTISD